Within Candidatus Zixiibacteriota bacterium, the genomic segment AAGAATGCAGATGGCAATCATGTGGTCTTGAGTGCTACTCATACCTATAACATACATGAGAGCAGTCAGTCCTTTGGGAGGATAGCACGAATGCGTATATGGGCTAACCGAGTATGAATCGAAGCCGAACTTCTCGACGAGATCCTGGTCCCACCCGTGTAGCTTAAGCAGCTCCCTAAGGATCGAATTGTCAGTATTCTTGAGCGAGAGCTTCCGCTTGCCAGGGTTGCCATAAATGTCTGGCTCTTTATCGCAACCGCAGAACATAGTTCTCCGCTCATCCCAGTAATCCCTCTCGATGGTGTACGAAGAGCCATTCCATGTATCGAAAACTTCAACGACATCTCCTTGATCACCAAACCCAGTCTTGTTTTCCAAGTATTCAATCCTCAGTCGTGGGTCTTCGCCTGCGCAAACCTCGGACCAGATGGCACAGCACAGCATACATAGTACTGCGAGCAAGATGAACCCGACATATCCGTTCTTCACAAAATCACCTCCGAAATTAGCCCAGTAGGGCAATCCGCCCAGGCGGACTGACCTACAAGCTACGACGCTACAGACCCATTCGCTGATAGTAGTCTTTCACAGCCGCTACGACTTTTCCCGACAGAAGCAACGCTCCGGTTAGAGTTGGAATAGCCATCAGGGCAAAGCAGGTGTCAATGATATTGACGACAGTATCCTGTCCCAGCCAGGCCGCCAGGGGCAGGCTCAAAAGGTAGACGTAGACATAGTAGCCGCCAACCTTGATCCCAAAAAGATACCGGGCGCATTTGAGACTGTAGTAAGAATAGGAGATCATCGTCGACACCGAAAACAACACGACGATCAGCGTCAGTAGATACCGACCGAATGGTCCCATAGCCGCTGTGAAAGCATTCACCGTCACAACCACCGCTTCACCGGAACTGCCGAGTTCCCCACTTAATACGCCCGAACTCAGGATCACCAATGCTGTGAGTGTACACACCAGGTTGGTATCGAGGAACGGCCCCAGCATGGCGATCAATCCCTCGCGCACAGGTTCTTTGGTTTTGGCCGCACCATGCGCCATCGGGGCGGTACCAACACCCGCTTCATTAGAAAACGCCGCTCTTCTGATCCCGGTTTTCATTACTTCGGCAAAGGCCACTCCCGCTCCGCCGCCGAGCAACGCCTCACCTCCGAAAGCACTCTTGAAGATGGAGGCAAAGATATCCGGCACAGCCGAGGCGTTTGCCAGTACGATGAATATCGCCGATCCAATGTATAACAGAAACATGGCAGGAACCACTTTGGCGGCAACTACGCCTACCCGTTTGATGCCACCCAGAATGACGATCCCGACCAGAATCATGCAGACTACACCCGTGCCAACGCGATCCCAGCCGTAGTCGGCATGGAGCAAACCTGAGAGTTGGTTGACTTGAAAAAGTGAGAGGCAGCCGATCATGCCGCAGATAGCGAACAGTATGGCCAGCGGTTTGAAGTACTTCCCCAATCCAACCTCGAGGTAGTACATCGGCCCGCCCTGATCGACGCCGTTCTCATCTTTTTTTCGGTACATCGTAGCCAGGGTGCAGGTGAAGAACTTTGTAGACATACCCACCAGACCGGCAATCCACATCCAGAATATAGCGCCCGGTCCGCCTACGGAAATTGCAATCGCCACTCCGGCAATATTCCCCATACCAATAGTGGCCGACAGGGCCGAACTCAACGCCTGAAAATGACTGATTTCGCCGGGGTCATCTTCCCTGTCATACTTGCCGCGTAGAATATTAAAGGCGTGTCTGAGACCGCGAAAAGGGAGAAAACGGCAAGCCGCAGTGAAATAGATCCCCGCTCCTACGAGCAACACTACCAACGGCAATCCCCACGCAATGTCTACCGCGGTGGACCAAAAGCTCTCAAACTGTTCCAAATGTATCCTTTGAAGTTGGGAGGGTAGTCCTCCTGGAGCATTCTTGGTTATAGTCTTTCTAATAAGCCAGAGATGACAACGCTTGGCAAGGTTTTAGCGAGTACATTCGAGAGCATACTTGAGAAGAACTCTCAAATGTAGTACCTTCCGGTTCATTAATCCTCTGCTCCCTTTGCGTAATTGTCTTTGGGATCGAGACATATTTAACGAAGGCCAGGAGCCTCGGTTGTGATGGACGAGCTATGACTGGATTTGAAAATTACATTGGCGAAGCCTGTGCACTATCAGCCGCCATAGTATGGGCGTTGGCTGTCATTTTCTTTCGTAGAAGTGGCGAAGCAGTCCACCCGATCGGCCTGAATATCTTTAAAAACATTCTGGCCATGATCCTGCTTGTCCCAACCGCATGGCTCTTTGGTGAAACACTTCTGCGGCCGACCCCAGTTGAAGATTACCTGTTGCTTCTGCTAAGCGGTGCACTCGGGATTGGTATTGCTGATACTTTGTTTTTCAAAAGTCTCAACATATTGGGTGCAGGAATGTCGGCTATCGTAGACCTGCTCTACAGCCCGGTAATTATCGGCCTGTCAATCCTGTGGTTGGGGGATCAGTTGAACTTCTGGCAGGTGGTCGGGGTGCTCATGATTCTCTCAGCCGTATCGGCCGCGGTGGGCGAACGAAAAAACAACCAGGTCGATCGGCGGCAAATGCTAATGGGTGTCCTGTGGGGTGCGCTGGCAATGCTTTCTATGGGGGTTGGAATCGTCATGGTCAAGCCGCTCCTGAACGTCTCACCGTTAATATGGGCCACCGAAGTTCGGCTCATCGGCGGAATGGCGGTTCTTGCCGTTGTGTTGATGTTTCATCCCTCACGCCGAGCTATCGTTACCTCTATCGGGACGCGCCACAGATGGGGATACATGGTGACCGGATCGATCCTGGGTGCTTATGTCTCGATGATTCTCTGGCTGGCGGGAATGAAATTCACCCAGACCTCCATTGCCGCGGCACTCAATCAGACCACGAACATTTTCATATTCATCTTTGCCGCCTTGATTCTGAAAGAGCGCGTAACGCTTATAAAATCAATCGCAATTGTTGCCGGTGTGATCGGAGCGCTGTTGGTTACGTTCGGCTGAATGAACAAAATCTATAGAACCAACAGCAAGCTGATGGGCCACCCAGAAAACAGGCGACGCCTGCTAAAACATCTCCAGCTTCACCTGCGCATAGAACGACCGTTCCGGAGCCACAAAATACGCCGCCCAGCCTTCCATTGTAGGTTGCGATTGGCCGACATCGCGCGTAGCCCAGTTCTCGGCATAGGAAGCAATAGCTTCGTATTTCTTGTCAAACATGTTATCAACTCTGCCGGAAAACGTGAGCCGTCCCAGATCAAGAAATTCGACCACAGTCGCAGAGATCGACAGCGATGCCACGAAGGTTGGATCAATAGACAACTCCTGACTGTTCCACAGGTCGGCATACTGGCGTCCGATCAATTGTCCGTGCCATGTTAACCGCAACCAATCGTGCTGGAAATCGGCCGTAACGTTGCCCAGGTACTCCGGGAAATTGGGCAACTTGCGATTCTTGTAGTTCACTACCCACATTTCGGTGATGGTCGGTTCAGAGTCAACATCGACTTCTATAGTGTCGGGGTAATCCTTGATGCGGTTTCGATTGTACGAGAAGTTACCGCTGATAGTAAATTCGTCCATCGGTTTGACAGCACCCGCTAGCTCTATACCCGAATGATAAGAACCATTAATGTTGATCGTCGCTTCACGGCCTTCGTGATTGCCGGCATACTGGACGATCTCATTTTGGAAATCCATGAAGAATAGATTGACGCCAAACGAACAACGCTCTTTCTGGAAGTGTCCGCCAAGCTCGAAATCGTAAACTCGTTCCGGATCGGCAACGGGATCACCAAACTTGTAGATAGTATTCGCGGACGTTCCCATCGAGTCGAGCACTTCCAGCGAGGGAAACTTACCGGGATCATTGGCATCATAGATATCGTCATCGGTCGGTGTCCGCGATGCAACGGCGGCATTCGCATACAAGCTAGCTTGATGGTTTAGCTGATAGGTCAGACCAATTCGTGGCGAGAAGAACAACCAGTCCACATCAAACGAATGTCCCACGAACTGACCAATCTTATCCTGATCAAGAGAATACCGGTCATACCTGATCTGGGCCGTTAACTGAGCAGCGAGCCGATCAGTCAGCCGGTAATACTCTTGCGCGAAGAACGACGCTACTTGCTTATCAGCCGCATGGCGGTAGTATGTATGCTGCGGGACAATAGCACTGGTGACCTGCTCCGCCCAAACAACCTGACCCCAATGTTCCGAATTGAACAAGTAGAATGATCCGCCCAGCGAATGCGTTCCGCGTTCGTGTTCGATATCCAGACGTGGATTCCAGCCGTACTGACTTTTTCCTACCCACTTCTGAAGCACTATGTCGCCGTACTCCACACCACCGGTAACGGACGCATCAATGTTGTACTCTGCATACTCGCGCCACAGCTTGAGTTGTTCATAGTAGCCGTTGCCACGAATGTAATACAGGGTGTTGGTCAGAGTAATGGCGTCGCTAATCTCATACCGGTTGTGCAGTTGGTAGTGCGGCTGGTTGAAATTGTCGGTGTAGTTGTTGTAGGTCAAGTCATCCCAACCAGCGATACCGAAGTTCGCTCGTCGGTCCTCCTCGAGTGTTTCACGTCCTGCACCATAATAAGCCAGGTGCGCGCGAACCGGACCGCCGTAGAAATGCAGCTCGGTGGTCATCCTCGGATCCAACCGTGCCACCGAGAAGTAGTAGGACCAGCCCCTATACCAACTGTTGTGCCGATAACCGCCTGTTTTCTGTTTGGAGAACCGCCCCCCAAACAACCAGCGACCATCAACAAGACCAGATGAGTACTCAAGGCTCTGTTTGTAAATATCGCTGACCGATTTCCCTCCAGAAGTGTATTCTCCATAGCCAGCCGTCATTGTTACTTTACGTTCACGATTAAAACCGGTCGTAACAATATTGATTGCTCCGCCAAAGGAGGCGTCACCGTACAATGAGTTCCCGACCCCACGCTGAACCTGAACATCAGTGATATTGGCTGCCAAGTCCGGCAGATCAAAGAAATACGTCGCGTGGTCTTCCGGATCGTTAAGCGGGACACCATTGATGTAAGTGGCAATGCGTTTGTCGTCAAAGCCACGTATCCTTATTGATGAATACCCCAGCGAAGACCCCGCCTCGGAATATGTGTAGAGGTTAGGAGTCATCTTCAGAAGCAGAGGGAATTCCCCAACTGTATAGTCGCGGTCGATTTCTTCCTCGGTCAGGTTTTCAAAAGCAATCGGTGTTATCCCGACTGTTGCCCGATCGGCCGTCACTATGATTGAGTCCTGTCGGTAATACTTCCTTTCCAGAACGACTGTGGCCGGGACTTCGCCAGCTTTGAACTGGCGCGACTGATAACCCACCGACGAAAACGTCACATGCTCTATCATTGGTTCCACTGCCAGCTCGAAAGCTCCCTCGGAGTCGGTGATTGTGCCAACACTTGGCACATTGGTGGAGACAGAAACCCTTGCCAGAGGATCGCCATCGGAATTGGTGACTTGCCCTGAGATAGTTTCTGCGGCGACGGGTGAGGTCAGTACGCCGAGCATTAGTAAAAGAAGAAGCTTGCTTCTCATGACAGTAACCTCGCGTTAAACATTAACGTTTCAGCAAGATTCCGTCCTGAATCGAAAGGCGTGTCGATTTCGACACTGGGATGCGGTCAACATCGCCGTTTCCCTACGCCGGTATTACCCGGATCAGGTCGAGGGGGTATGTTCTCAGGCCGTGGCTTTGGGCCACCCCCAACGGAACGTCTATTTCAGGTGGGAATATCGCGAAAGATATGAAGGAAGGCAAGGGGTTTTGTGGATCACAGTTCAACACGGAGCGAAAGAGCAATCGGTCATTGGACTCGCAGAAAATAAAAACCGCCGCTGCGTATAGCAGCGACGGTATCGCACACGGGTGTCACACAAGGAAGTACACCAATGGAGAGTGGTTGCTGTCACTCTCCGGGAAGATTATCCTGAGCATCGCTGGTTTCCTCGGCCAGTTTAGGCCGTTCCAGATCAAGCTCACGACGCAGCAATTCCTGGTAGTCACCGAAAAGACGGAGTTTGTTGCTAAACGCCGTTGAGCGTGATATCGTCCCGGCAATACGCTGCTTGGCCTTGATGAGGGAGCGAGTTTTCTGAAGATTGGTTGGGTTTATAGGAACCTCCATGCTCGACTGGTGTATGCCATCAATTTCCAGGGGATGGCTTAGCCGCTCCTGGTTCGAATGAACAGATTTTTCTTCACACTCATCAAGGTACTTATATGAACGCCCAAGATCGGACATAATTATGGACATCAATTCCTGCTCCCGCTGAAAAACCAAATCCCGGCGTCCCTTCAGAGTGGCATCGTGCCAGAGATCGACAAAGTGAGTCAGTTTGACTATTGTAGCGGCTGAAGGTCGGACATCCTGCCAATCCTGATTAATTTGCTCCAGATCGTTCCGGTCTTTATCTGACTTGTCATTCGCCAGGCCACCAGTTGCAGCCAGTAAAACCACACTGCCTATGATTACTGCCATTTTCCAACTCATGCCGTCTCCTTTCGAAACGTCTATTACTGACATCTATCAGATCAATATGCGTGCCGATAGGTGATATCCCGCCGGTAGGGGCGATGACGGAGCCCGGCAGGGTGTGTCGTGATAATGAATATGGGGGAGCCAGAGATACTATGGGGATTTTCCCCTAGTAAATTTCAATCGAACTCGATAATGAAAGGGGGATGAATCAGTCCTCGGCTGTAGCTTTCTGCTGAAGCCTATGACTATTCGTTGCTTTGATCCCGGGTGGCTTTACGCTTGGCCTGTTCCTGGCTGATGATCTTGAGCATTTGAAAACCAAGAGCGGAGTCAACGGCCATCAATCCAGACAGTACGGTGTCGGCCTGGGGCGTCATCTGCGACAACGAATATGAAGCACCCAGTCCCATCCATGCCGGATAGTAGGTCGAGTCGGTTTCGATAGTACGACGGAATTGCTCAATTGCCTCAATGTACCGACCGGTCGCAAAATAGACCAATCCCAGAGACTGTAGCAAAGATGTGTGTTTAGGCGCCAGGGTGATCCCCTTCTTGAACCAGGATTCGGCTTCAACTGGTTTGCGCAACATATTCTTGACCGTACCCAAATGATAGAACAACTCGACCACATTGCCGCCATTCTCCGCAGAGTGTTCGAAGTAAAACTCAGCACTGTCGAGATTTGCAGTGGCGGCAAAGCAGGTTCCCAAGTGATAGGAAACTATCGGATTGTCCGGCGACAAAGCGAATGCCCTGTGCAGCACCGACATAGCCGTGTTCATTTGATTGGCGCTTGCGTATTCCTGTCCCAGATTGGTTAGATGGAGAACATTGTTCGAATCAAGCGCGACTGCTTTTTCGTAGTACTTGATCGCTTCAATGGAATTGCCTTCTCCACTATAGAGAGCACCCAGATTGTTAGCTACCGATGAAGCCGTCGAGTCCATCTCAAGTGCTCGCAAATACCAGTTTCGGGCCTGGTCTCTCATACCCATTGATGCGCAGGCCACGCCGGAATTCTTGGTAGCCTCAAAGTTATCGGGGTCCAATCGTAACACATGGGTGTAGGCGTCGAGGGCACGACGGTACAACTTGTTATTGAGAGCAACACCCGCTTTCTGGGTGTACACCTTCACGGAATCAACCGCCGTCACCGAACTGGTAGTTATGGCAAGGGCAATCGCTACAGTCAATACAATCTTCAGTAACATATTTCTCATATCGGTCATACAATTTCGAAGATAACGAGTTCCAGGGATTAGGGGAAGGGGAAAGATAGGTTAGCCCTCATACAAAACGGGCAGCCATCCAATGATGGCTACCCGCTCCAAGATTAGATAGGCTTGCTAGTATTCCTCTACCGGTCGCTCCTTGAGCGGTCGGAGCGGCGGTAGAGCTTGGAATACAACTGGTCTATTTCGTAGTCGGACTCCATCGTCTCAACAACGTCAACAAAGGCATTCTCAAGTTCATCATCTCCCCGACAGTACCGTACCAGCATTATGAGTACCTCACTTTTTTCATAATCAGAATCGAGCAGTTCGATTGCTGGGAGTACTTCAAAAACCAACTCACGATCAATATCGCTCTCCTCGATCAGCTCAACCAGTACCCGTTTGGTCTCGTAGTCGGAGTCCAGAGTCTCTGCCGCCGTAAGGTAAGCCTGCCGTATGTTTTTGTTCTCAGCGGCACATTCGGCCAATCCGACAAGCACTTCGGCTTTTTCATAGTCGGAATCCATCTTGACCGCCAACGATAAGAGCAATTCGATTGATTCCTCTGATAGTTTCCTCTTGTTTCCCAACGCCGATATGACTCGGCGGGTCTCGTAGTCGCTGTCCAGATCGGTGACAGCTTCTATGTAGGCTGTACGCGTTTTGGACTCGCCATCGGAGTAGCGTGCCATCTCAATAAGCAACTCCGCTTTCTCGTAATCGGAGTCCATACCGCCTGCGATCTCAAGAATCATCACGAGCACATCGGCAGATACATCTTTGCTCACGCTCATCTCCGACAGAACCCGGCGTGTCTCGTAGTCACTGTCCAATGTTGCGACGGCGTCAACGTAGTCATCCATCAGATTAGGATTGGTATTGACGACATCGACAATACCGATCAATAGTTCTGCTTTCTCATAGTCGGAATCCAGTGTGCGTGCAGCTTGACGAAACACGAGTGCGAAATCATCCTCACTTAAATCATCAACATTCAGCAGGATGGTGAAGTATCGGCTTTGAGTGAAGTCGCTGTCGATCTCCTTGATTTCATCGAGAACAGCGTTAATGCCACCCTTGGCATAGATTCTACCAACCCGTTTCTCTGCTCCGATACCGCTGACACGGATAGCCTCGATCAATACTTCGCCGAACCACTCACGAGCATCGTCATCCCAGTCGCGCGCCTTGCCGTTTTCGTAGTAGTCATAATGAAGCTCACCATTTCGGTCGGGTTCAATCTCTACTAAGCGCTTTGTGCGACCACGCTTTTCGAGAAGGTTGAAGTAGCCACGTTTGGATATTGCGGTGATATCACGGTCGCTGTCTGCAAACTCAATCTCGCCCCGTTTTTCCACTTCGTAGCGATGGCCCCTTTCGCCCCATTTGATGACTGTCTTGCCATTGCTGTCAATCCACAAATTGGTACCCGTTGAGAAATCGCCGAGCAGATTCCCGGCCCAATTGACAATACCGTGAAGAAAGCCATCTGACTCATCGTCGTAGTCTGATATCCTATAGGAATAGGATGAAGAAGGAAAATCATCGTCGTCGATTTCGATCACTCGATAACTGCCCCCATTACCGAACATGATCAACGGAGTTTCCGGTATCTCGGGGATTTCCGGTATTTCTGGCATTGCGGGAAGGCTCGGTATGGATGGTATAGCTGGTATGCGCGGAATATCGACAATAGAGTAATCATCGTCGCCGTCATATGAATAGGTGTAGGCCGATCTGGCCCTCCGGTAACTATCCAGGTCTCTGCTTCTTGATAATCGTGGAGTGTAGATCAGGTCCATCGGTCCCATTTTCTTGAACACCCTCGACATCCATCTACTTGCTTTCCTGTCGAACTCCTGTGAGGTTCCATTTTCGAAGAACGTGTACTTCGGTTTGCCACCCCTACCGCGTGTTATGTCCAGTTCGCGCCAGATAGATCCGTGCTTTTCCCTGAGAGCAAGGTAGGCATCCTTGTAAACGCGGCGAACATCTTTGTTATCGGAACTGAATTTGATCTCGCCCTGACTGACTACCCAGAGATCCCCCCTACCGTCACACCAGACAATGTAGGGTTCTTCATCGTCGTCCGAGGGATGAATTATCCCGGAGATACAAGTGGAAAACAGGTCGCGATTCCAATCAAGAACGCGATCACGAGCGGTCTCTTGTTCAGATTCGGATGCTGCTCGTAGTGTAGATTCGGCTTCATCTGCCAATGAGCTACTTTGTGAGATTTCGGAGATACCCTCGTCGGATGCAACATCAGTATCATCGACATCTTCGCTGGAAGTCTGCTCAACGGCATCGTCACCCGGCATCATAGAGGCAATCGAACTGACTGTATCCTGTAGTTCACTATAGGTAACAGCATCGAGTGGGACTACAATCGCGGGGGCCACACGCACAGCCACAATCAGCATTGCGGCCACAAGAGTCGTCACGGCCAGAAAACGTGAGCCTGACATACGGATCTGTCGTGCTGTCCTGACGCCCAGCAAACGGTCAAAACGCTGGAATATCTGTTTGCGTGAGGTAAGCACCCCCGGCACCAAAGTCATGGCCGGCGTTGTTGACAGTTGCGCTACGCGAGCCAGACACTGGGCATACTCCTTTGGCTGTCCGGTCCGCGCGACAACCCGATCATCACAGGCTACCTCGCGTTCGAGATCAAGGCGGCGCCCGATCCAGTAAACAGCCGGATTGAAGAAAGCCAGTGCCTCTATCACGCGTTGGAACAGTTTTGTCCAGTCGTCCCACCGCTCAAGATGAGCCAACTCGTGCAGTATGATCGACTCCATGTCCGCCTCGGTCATTTCACCCACCAGACGAGCGGGAATCAGAACGGTTGGTCTGCCAAGACCAGCTGCCATAGGAGAGTCGACCTCAGATGAAAGGAACACTCTCACCGGACGTCTTGTCCGGACCGATTGCAGCGCTCGTTCGACCCGGGTCAGCCCGGAGATATCCAGAGGTACTGCTCGACTTTTAACTGCTATCATAAGGCGACAGGCGAGAGCCAGACGCACCAGCAATACGAGCACAATACAAATCCACAAAGACGCCAGAGAAATTGGCAACAGGCGAACCAATGTCGCCAGATAGTGACTGTAGTCACTGTCCGTTGCAGCAAACGATTCGTTGCGTGGCGTTATAGCATGACTCTGGTTCGGGGTTGATCCAACCGCACCCTTCAATCGAATCGGTGTTTCGGTTGTAGTGGGAATACTGCGACTCGTTGTTGCGGATATCCCTTCCACTGAGGACGCAATCGGCATGGCCTGTGCCTCTGGTTCAGGGGATGACACCCGGTAGCCACTCGGTCCGGTGGCAAGTAGCGGCAACATGACCACCATCGCCAACACGGACCACCATATCGCGTATCCGGTTGAGGCGTTGGTTCGTTTGGCGTAGCGCCAGACAAGCCACACGACTGCAGTCAGAAGGACACCCAGCCATAGTCCATTGAGAACCATCTGCACGCCATCCAGAGATGCGCTACTTAGAATATTGAACACACTTTCCATTGTCATATCCTCACTCGCGGTTATCTATCATCTGTTTAAGGCGATCAAGTTCAGGCTGGTCCAACTCTTCATGTTCCAGAATACTGAGCATCAGCGCTTCCGGCGAGTTGTTGAAAAACCCTTTGACCATATGCCGGACGGCGTTTTGACAAGCCTGATTTCGAGATACAATCGGACGGAAGACATGCGCCCGACCATCTTTCTCGTGGCGTAAGTATCCCTTTTTCTCAAGGATGCGCAGGGTAGTCAGGACAGTGTTATAGGCCAATTCATTGCTGCTGGGCAGCGAGGCCAGAACTTCGCTTACAGTAGCCCGGTCCTTCTCCCAGACCACTTTCATCAGGCGTAGCTCGGCCTCGGTCAGTGTGGGGTTTTTCTTTCTTGCCATATTGTTTACCTTGTTTCAACTCTTAAAGAATTAGGACTTCATATCTTCTATATACGCAGGTTCTGGAAAAAGTTCAAACTAATTAATTAGTTTTTCGTGATTTTTTGGGGTGAAGGTTATGTAATCGTCATGTCCAAGAGTCTGTCACCCCTGTGAAAACAGGGGTCCAGTATTGTAGCTTCGTATATGTGCGCAGGGTGCCATGCTCAAACTTGTTTGGGCATGATTATTCTTGTAAGGCAAGAACCCTGTGCTCCTACCACAGTTGCGTAGATCGAAATCTGTCTTCAGTTTCGACAATCTTGCTTCCTGTTTCCAGTGGAATCGAACTAACTAGTAGAAGCGCCTCGTTGCCCTATACGGTTGCGAGATGCTTGGGTGATCACCGGATGTGGCACATCAGGGATTCGGAGATCATCACTGAAGAACATGATTTCCTTGCCTGAATAGCGAGCCTGTGCACTGTAGCTCAGATTGTAGCACAGCTTGCGTCTGTTCTCATACAAGGATGCAATTTCCGGCACTGAATCATAGGACACTACCCAAGGCTGGCAAATACTACCTTGGATTGCCGAAGCCAGACTTTCATGATCGCTGGGCACAAAGTGGTTCTGATACAATTCACTGCCTTTGGCGTAATAGGGTGGGTCCAAGTAGACCAGCGTCTGCTTGGGTAGCTTTGGCAACTCTTGTCCAATGAAGTCTCTTGCGTCAAGACGATATACTGAAATCCTACTTCTGTATCTTGCTATTCGCTGAATTCGACTGATCAAGTCTCCCTTGTTGAACCGTGCGTCAAGCTTCCACTTCCCCGTCTGGTTTTTTCCGCCTATCACACCTCCGCCTATGATCCCCGATCTGTTCGTGCGGTTTAGGTAGAACGTGGCAAAACCGAGTTCAAGTGGGCGGTATTGATCAGGATCAGAGTGAATAGCTTTTTGTCGGTGCCATTGAGACATCGAAATTCTAGTATCGTTGATCAAGCGACATAGGTCATCCGTGTTATTAAGCACAGATATCCAAAAGGAGTGAATGGCCCTATCAAGATCATTAATATGCACATGTCTGACGTACTCGCCAAGTAGCATTGACCAGGCTACGCCTGCTCCTCCTGCAAAGACCTCAACATAGTGACCATCCTGCAAGTTGTTCTCGGTAACGACCATTCTCAGGTACTTAGCCAGCATTCCTTTTCCGCCCGGATACCGCAGCGGGCTGATGAAAGCGTGGTTTTGGGGTGCTACTGCAGCCAATTGTTTAAGCCCAGATATTCTCGAAGAACGGCTGAACATTGTCCCAGTCTCTCATGAGATTATCCGAAGAAGGATTATAGTCTGGGTTGTGAACATATGCGTGCCAAGTGTCTATTGAAAATACCTCACCTTTGGTATTGGCCAGCGTGCGAATGCCATGCAACTCGTTCCTGCCACATGTTCCCTTCTTTTCCAAGAAATCCGCCACTCGTTTGACCTTCTGCCTCAGCGTCAACTCTCGTGGAGGCGATTTCTTTGTGTCCTTCCAAGGGATACTGTTAGCTCTTCTGAACTCCTCCAGACTCATTTCGAGGAAAACCCGCAATAGCACAGAGCCTGAGTTCTCAAAATCCTTCGTCAAGGGTAGGCGCTTCATCTCGTCGAAAATCCTCGCAATTCGCTTGTGTCCGATACTCAGTTTCAGAGATTTCGGAACCAGCGTCTTTCGATTTCTTGCCGCATTCACCTTTGACTTCCTCTTGACCTTGGTTGGGGGAAACTGTTTGGTGATGTCGGTAGGGGTGATCTTCTTGCCCGCCTGCGGCAGTTTCCTGGCTGCAACAGCGTTTGCATAGTCAATCCGCTGATCTTTCGAGTCAAGCTGAGTGACCTTGATATGCCTATGTGCAATGTCGCTTACGACAATTGCCAAACGCCCCATTGTAGCGGAGGAGTCACCTGACAGGAAAATCAGTTGTCCCTTCACTACGTCGATACCAAGAGTGCGTCTCGCCTCAGGCGTTTTGAGCAACCTTTGAAGGTTAGTGACCGCCATCTTCTCCAACCTGTCCAGTGTCTCATCGTGAAGCAAGTGGCTATCCTTCACGCCCTCTATCATCTGTATCTCAGGCTCCTCACCTCGGAACCGCGACGTAGCCATCCCGGTCCAAGGGATGATACCAACGCCTTTATTCCGACCGGTGTGCCTAAGCTCAATCCAGGGGTTGG encodes:
- a CDS encoding DNA adenine methylase produces the protein MFSRSSRISGLKQLAAVAPQNHAFISPLRYPGGKGMLAKYLRMVVTENNLQDGHYVEVFAGGAGVAWSMLLGEYVRHVHINDLDRAIHSFWISVLNNTDDLCRLINDTRISMSQWHRQKAIHSDPDQYRPLELGFATFYLNRTNRSGIIGGGVIGGKNQTGKWKLDARFNKGDLISRIQRIARYRSRISVYRLDARDFIGQELPKLPKQTLVYLDPPYYAKGSELYQNHFVPSDHESLASAIQGSICQPWVVSYDSVPEIASLYENRRKLCYNLSYSAQARYSGKEIMFFSDDLRIPDVPHPVITQASRNRIGQRGASTS
- a CDS encoding ParB/Srx family N-terminal domain-containing protein, with translation MVAKAEGLKDIEIVDLLLDAENPRFPKQQGQRVALQKMVDEQGPRLAKLAEHIGSNGLNPTEVPIVIRKGSGDEFIVLEGNRRIAAIKLGTEPKLVDSLELPSSTAKRYKAINGKRGSKLPQVVKCYVAESRATANPWIELRHTGRNKGVGIIPWTGMATSRFRGEEPEIQMIEGVKDSHLLHDETLDRLEKMAVTNLQRLLKTPEARRTLGIDVVKGQLIFLSGDSSATMGRLAIVVSDIAHRHIKVTQLDSKDQRIDYANAVAARKLPQAGKKITPTDITKQFPPTKVKRKSKVNAARNRKTLVPKSLKLSIGHKRIARIFDEMKRLPLTKDFENSGSVLLRVFLEMSLEEFRRANSIPWKDTKKSPPRELTLRQKVKRVADFLEKKGTCGRNELHGIRTLANTKGEVFSIDTWHAYVHNPDYNPSSDNLMRDWDNVQPFFENIWA